The genomic interval ATAGCCTTGCGAGGCGAGGAGATCCGCAATGCGACCACCCCAGCCGCGGCTGAACGGCTGGTCTGGCACCGAGCTCTGCCACTGGACCTGCTGGTCGGAGTGAGAGAAAAGCTGCGGCGGCAGCGGCACCGTGCCCGCGTTATAGTCGGCCCGTGTGGTCGGATACACCAGCGTTCCCACGTTCGCGACGAAGGCGAGCTCGCCGCTGTTGAAGAGCTGGGCGAGACCTCCGGCCGCGGGATGCACGCCGTAGTCCGCACCTGCTCCTGTCAGGGGAATCGAAGCGGGCTGACCTGCCACGTAGGCGGGATCATTCGCATCGAGGATCTTCAGCACGCCGCGCGCACTCTTGTATTGGCTATACGAGCCGTGGCCCTGGCGCGGGATGAGCAAGTTATTCGAGTCGTTTCCGCCGAAGAGGAAGAGCACGACCAGGGCCTTGTAGTCGCCCGTCGGAACTCCTTGCGCGAGGGCCGAGTTCACCAACCGCAAGTGAGCCAAGGTGTTAATCACTCCCGTCATGCCAAGCGAAGCGCAAGCAGACTGGCGGAGGAAAGAGCGGCGATTCTGCAGCGAGTCTTTGTCCTGTGATTTCATGGTGAGGAATGGTGTGGGATTACTTCTGGTTCACGTATTCCGGTGAGGTGGCGAGCAGGTAGAGCAGCTCCTTCACCCGCACGGCGGTGGTGGTGGCAGCATCGAGTGATGCGGCCGATTGGATGATGATGCTGCGTGGATTTGGCGTGGCTGCGCTGGCGTAGCTCGCCTTGAAGTTCCCCGCAGTGAGCAGCAGATCGAGTTGGTCGAGCACCGCCGTGGACGCTTGAGTGACACTGTCGCCTGCGGTGATCCGCGCGTCGTAGAGCTGCTCGTAGACGGTGCGATCAAGCTTCACGTTTTCCTCCAGCGCATCGGTCGAGCCGACCAGCCGGTTCACGTTCTGGCCGTCATTGTTCTGGATGATGGTGTTCGCGTAGTTGGTGGTGCGGATCACGCCGGTCTCCGTGCTCAGTTGGAGCTCGGGAGCGACCAAACCTGCCTCGGCCAGTGCGCCACCCGGATTGAAGCCAGGCAGGAACCAGTTGAAGACGGTCGGCGCATTCTGTGGCGTCTGAGCGAGTGCGTCGTCCGTGTTCGGATAGCGATACAGCGTGGTGCCGGTGGGGAAGTTGTTGAGTTGGGCCGCCGGGTAACCGTAGGCGCTCAACGTGGACAGGGGCAGCGATGACTTGCCGTCGAAGGCACGCAGCAACTGGATGTAGCGGACGATTGGTTCCTTCTGCTTGCCGGAGCCGACTTGCTGCACGAGCGACAGGTCACGCGCTTCCGGATCGAGGAGGATGGCCCTGAAGACCGCCTTCAACGCTCCGCGGGTGCCGGAGCCGTTGTTCTCGAACTTCTGCGCGACGCGATAGACGTAGCCGCGGCTCGGGTTGGAAGTGACCAGCCGTTGGATCAGTTGCCGGCTGACAAATGGTCCGACATTCGGATGAGCGAAGATGATGTCCAACGCCGCATCCAGATCCGCCTGGCCTGCGAGACCGGCAGTGATGTTGCTTCCCAGCACGGTCTTCGCGCCGGTGTCGTGATAGGCCGCGAAGTTCTTCAGCGGATTCGTCCACGATGCCTGGTAGTAGGCCGGGCCGTTTCCTTGGAAGAAATTCGTATTGTCCTGCACCGGGTAACCGGAGCCCGCCGCGCCGTTCTTCTTGCTGAAGCTCCAGCCGGTGAAGACACGGGCGAGGTTCGTGATGTCGTCGTTGTCGTAGGTCGCGATCGGCAGGCCATCGCTTCCCAGCTTCAGCGTGCCATCCGGATGAAGCTCCACGAGACCGATGGAGAACAGCTGAAGGATCTCCCGCGCGAAGTTCTCGTCCGGGCTGATCAGCACGTTGCCATTGCCGTCCGTCACCTCCTTCTGGTTCTGAAGGTGGCTGAGGTATTTCCCCATCACCGGGCTCTTGCTCACGTCCCCGAGCAGGGTGCGGAAATTTCCGTCCGCGCGGGTGCCGAGCTGGTCGTAGTAGTTCGCAAGGCCATAGTGCTTGTTGCGAAGCAGGGCGAGATCCTCCGAGACCACGAACAGCTCACTCAACGCGAAGGCAGCCCGCTGACGGAGCTGGTCCTGTGCCTTCGTCGAAATGAGCCACCAGCCGCGGCGACGATTGTGGTAGGACGGTTCGTCGTTGTTCGTGAAGTTCGAGGGCGAGGCACCGCGCAGGTTCCACTCGTGGGCATCCGCCGCTTCGGTGTAGTCTAATAGCTTGGTCTGATCGTAGGCGAACTGGGTATCGATCCACGCCGAGTAGGCCGCGATGCGGTCGCCGCCATACGTGGTCTGGATCGAGTTCACCAGTGCATCGATCTCCGCCTTGGTCGGACCGAAGGTTGCCTGGGTCAGGAAGCGGGACACGTCACGCGTCAGCGCATCACCCGTCAGCACCGCTGGTGTGGGCGGCGCGGGTGGCGCCGTGAAGGTGCTGGAGCCGGTCTGCCGCGTGAAGGTGCCTGCAATCTCTCCGCCGGGATAGGTGCCGGTGCCGATGTTCAGGTAAACCCACTTGCCGCCACTCTGAAAGAGGCCATCGATGAGATCCTGCCCGGCCAGCGCGCCGACGGGATTGATGGTCCAGGTTTCATTCGACACCTGGCCGATCGGCAGGGTGGGCCGCAGTTCCGGTCCCACGCCCGAGGTCACGCCGTATCGCAGGTAGGCATTCACCTGATTCGATGTCAGGCCGCTGAAGCTGAGATTCACCCGTGCCGCGGTCTTCGATCCATTCAAAAACAGCGTCGCGACACCGGAGCCATAGCTCTGCGCCGTGCCCTGCCGGGTGAGATAGGCCACGAACAGCTGCTCGTTCTGCGGTGCATCGGTCGCGTCCTTGATCTTCACCGTCGCCGCGTTCGGCGAACCGACGGAGTATCCCGAGCCGGTGGAAACCGTAAGCGAAACGCTCTCCGGATACTCCTCCAGCGCATCAAGCGTGGGAACGATGAACACCGTTCGAGTAGTCTCCCCGGCCGCGAAGGAAACGGAGCCGCTGAGGGTCGCACCGCGGTCGTCCTTCACCACATAATCGCCGGACGATGCCGTGCCACCCAAGGCGAAAGCCACGGTCGCCGGTGCCACACCGTTTCGGGTGATCAGGAATGCAGCACGTCCGCCCTCTTTCTCAAAGGCATCCGGTGCCAAGGTGGTGACGGTGATGCTGCCGCTGCCATTCGCGGCATTCGGATTGGTCCCGTAAGTCTGCTCGGCGAGGTTGTTGAGCCCGTCGCCATCGGGATCGAGCGTGGCGTCGGCGGCGTTGTTAGGATTCAGGCCGTTGGCGAGCTCCCATGCATCGGGCAGCCCGTCCTCATCCGTGTCCAACGCTCCGGCGATTGAGAGAAAGCCGGTTTTCTCCGCGGTGTGGGCCACGTTGACGTCCAGCGACGTTTCCTCCTGCAGGCGCAGGTCCGCGCCGATCGCGCTGAGATTGCGGAAGCGCAGGGTCACCGGATCGGTGTCGTTGCGCGTCTGCACGTCCGCGAAGAGGAGGGGATCAGCGACCTTCCGGGTGAAGGACTGCGACTTGAAGAACTCTGTCACGTCCGCCGCTGTCACGACCGTGTTCACCGAAAGGAAAGGCGGCGTGATGAGACGGCCATTGCCCTGCTGCACCGCCAGGTAGTGCACCGCCTCGTTGACGTGCGTCTGATCCTGCGCGGCTTCTTCTTCGAGCCTAACAGAGAAGCCCGTGGCCGTGACTCCGCTGATTCGCGACTTCACCGCACTGGTGCCATTGCGTGTCGTCGTCTGCGTGAGCACCACCGGAGCCGCGGCAAATGCTTCCGAGAAAGTCAGTGCCGTGGCTGCCTGATTCACAGCGCTCGCACGTCCAAACTGCCAAAGCAGGCCACCGATGATGTAGCTGCCCTCCTCCGCCACCAGGTAGTGCACCTGCTCCTGCGCATGCGCGCCGTCCTGATAGTCCCATTCGTCGAGCTGCCACTCGAAGCCCGTCGAGGTCACATTGCGGACGCGGATCCCCACCGGCTCAGCATCGTTCTGCGTCGATGGTCCGAAGATGACGACCGGGTTCGCGTAGCTCGTGGAAAAGTTCACGGTCTGCCAAGTGCTCGCAGTCGCTTGGGCTTGCACTAGCTCGCCAAGCTCCAGCTTCGAACGCACCTCGCCTTCGGTTTCGCCAAGCACCAGGAAGCCGACATCCTCGGCATTGCCATGCAAGGTTTCTGTCCCCGCCGATTGCTCCTCTTGCAGGAAGATCTCCACTCCCGTGCTGCTGAGGTTCCGGCGCCGGATCACGAAAGGATCCACACCATTGTTCGTCTGCGACTGCGCGAAGATCAGTGGCTGCCGCACCGTGCTGCCGAAGGTGATCGCCTTCCACGCATCGGTGACGTTCGCGCCGGTCTTGGCCGCCTGGAAGACCGCACCATCCAAGGTGCCGGTGGAAGGCGCGATCGCGATCCAGCCGACCGACTCATTCGAAAGCGTCGCCGTATCCGACTCCTGCGTGATCGTCTTGAGCTGGAAATTTGTGGTGGTCACCGCCTGCACGCGGCTCGTCACCGCCTTGGCATTCGCGGTCGACTCTACCTGGGCCAGCACCACCGGAGCCGCGCTGAAGCCGCTGCCCAACGTCACCGTCTGCAAGGTGCGGGTCACGCTGGTGGTTCGACCCGCCTGCCAGGTCTTTCCATCGATCGTGTGCGTCCCCGGCTCGATCGCGAGGTAGTTCAGGGTCTCCTGACCGTGGACCCCATCAAGGTAGTCCCACTCATCGATCTGGTATTCGAAGCCGGTCGCCGTGACATTGCGGACGCGCGCCGCGAAGCCTGCGGCATCCGCATTCGTGGCTGTGCCGAGCACCACCACCGGAGTCGACGGAAAGGCCGTGGTGAAGGTCACCGCTTTCCACGTGCCGGCGTTCGGCTGGGAAAGAATCAGCGATCCGGATTCATACTTCGGGGCGGCTATCACGCTGGTGGCGAGACCAGCAGACAACAAGGAGCTAAGGACGGCGCTACGGCGCCATCCGGGTAAAGGATAGTTCATGTTAGAAACGTAAGGATTTCCAACGCCAGGAGCCACGTGGCCTGGGGCGAGGATTGGATTTCTCGGTTGCTTGGTCGCCCGGAGCCTTCCGGGCTGGAACCGCCGCCGTGGGGAAAACACGGTGGGCGAAATCGACGATCCTCTTCAGAGGTCTCAGTCGGCACTCAGGGACGCGGATTCACCGCGCAACCTTGAGCTGATCGAATCCTTACTAACTTGAGCGCTTTAGGCAATGAATAATTTCAAATCGGGATTCGACCCGAATGAAATCTCGCTAAGTCGCTCTCCCTCAATCCTCCTCCACATGCTTGCGCAGCCGCACCAGTGCGCGGTCCCAGCCAGCGGAGATGCCACCGAGAAATTCGCGGGCCTGGCGAAGCGGGCTCTCCTCCAGCGTGTAGAGGCGCTCGCGACCTTCCTTGCGCGCGGAAACCACGCCCGCTTCTTCCAAGACTAACAGATGCTTCGTCACCCCCTGCCGCGTTACGGGCAGCCCTTCGCCTAGCTCGCTCACGGAAAGGGGTGAGCGCTCGACGAGGCGATGCACCAGATGAAGCCGCGTGGCATCTCCCAGCGCGGAGAAGACACGCGACATCGCCGGATCGTTGGGACGTGACGGAGGCTTGGGCATCAGGACGCGCTCTCTTTATCAAGATACTTGGCGATGTTCTCCAGTTGCGATTCCCAGCCGCCGGTATTCATCAGGAAGGCACGCTTGCGCCGTGCGGGTGGCACGTTGTCGAAGCCGGACTCCACCACCTTCAAGAGCGTGCCATCGCCTTCGTCGGTGAGGTGGAACTCGACAAGTGTCTTCGGCTCGGTCTCCGGATCGATGCCGGCGTCGATCCCGAAGGGAATCCAGCGAAACGCGAATCGATGCTCGGGTTCGATGGCCTCCACCACGCAGAAGACTTCCGGAAGAACCTTCGCGATCGGTGATGGCGGTAGGCCGAGTTCCTTCAACCATTCATCGATCATCTCCTGCGAGAACTCACCCTTGAAGCGGCCCTTGATGGGCTTGCCCGCTACCCAAGGTCCATCGAGCTCGACGCCGAACCACGCACCGAATTCGCGGCTGTCGGTGATGGCTCGCCACACGCGCGCGCGGGGCGAACGGAGAACGATCTGTTTTTCAATGCGATCGGTAACGTCATTCATGGGCAACTAATAGGTTGCCAAAACGATGCGCCCTCTCCTCCAGAAGCGCAACCGAAAAGTTGCTTTTCCTTTAGGCCCGCCTCAGGCGCGCTTCATGGAGGAGATGCAGTAGCCTGACGGGCAAGGCTCATGGGATCGCGATCCGGACCCGCGCGAATTTCTTCGACGCGCCGCTCGCAGGAATCACCACGGTGATGTCATCGGGATCAGTACCATTTTCCACGACGGTCAGCGCCGGACTGGTGATGGCGCTGGTGGGAACGGTCACCGATGTCCACGGGGTTACGAGATTCGTGGAACTCTCCACGGTGACGGCGTAGGCCTTCGCGGCATCCACGCGCTTGAACTGAAGTACGATGTTTCCCGTAGCATCCAGGCTGCGCGAAATGATGGACGAACTGGCGGCGCTCGCCGGAGAGGTGCCGGTCATGAACTCGATGCCATTCGGCATGCCATCGTGATCAGGATCCGCATCGGGCGAACGGTCCGGCCCGGTGATGCTCGGATAAGTGGCGAGCCACCCATCATAGCCTGCCGGATTCGGAGTGACGGACACTTGGCTCGAGATCGGGGTTTCTTCCCCGCCATTCACCGCGGTCACCACGTAGTAGTAGGGTGTGCCATTGGTCAGGCCGGTATTCACGAAGTTCGTGGACGAGACGTTTCCGACAGTGGTGTAGGAGCTGCCGCTGATGGTCGATCGCTTCACGTTGTAGGAGGCGGCACCGGGAGTCGCCGTCCAGGCCAAGCTCGCCTGTGCATCTCCGGGCGTCGCCACCAGATTCGTCGGCGCGGACATCGTCGGCGCTCCATAGACCGCGAGCTGTGCGTAGCCCACCCAGCCGTTCTCTGAAGTCGGCGTGGTGAAGTCGAACTTCACCGCCGCCACGTTCGTGGCCAGCACGCCGCTGGATGCCGTCAAGGTGGACCGCGTCGTGGACTGCACGCCCGAGGGATTGGTCGGGTTGTAATTGACCGCGCGCAGCGTGATGAAGGTATTCGGCGTGGCGACCTTCGAGTAGGAGACCGTGTAGGCCTGCTGGTCGCGACCGGCATCCGCCCAACCGCCGTGGACCATGATCTTGGTCAACGTATGGCCGTTGGCGTTGGCCGGCAGCGTGTAGATGACCGAGGTTCCGGCGCCATTGCCATTGCCGCAGCTCAGGTAGTTGAAGCTGTTTTCTCCGCCCGTGGTCGGGCTGATCGAAAGGCTGCGAATCGTGGTGAGCGCGGCTGAGTTCTTGCCATTCGAATTGATGCTGAAGTTGCCCGCGGCAGTCGAGGGCGACATGCCACTGATGAGACTGTCATCTGCGGCCAGCTTCCAACTCGGAGTGAAGGTGGTGTTTCCGCCCAGCCCGGTCTGTGCCGCCATCGCGGCGATCACGTTGTTCACGGGAGCAGGTGCAGCAGTGACCGTTAGAGTGGACGCGTTGCTGGTGGCCGTTCCACTCGAATTGGTAGCCTTCAGACGGTAGCTTGCCGTGTCGCTGGTCTGCAGGTTGCTCAGGGTCAGCGTCGGCGTGTTCGCTCCGGCGATGTCGCTGGGGACGCCGCTCACCACCTTCTGCCATTGGTAGGTCAATGGGGTGGCGCCCGTGATCGAAGCGCTGAAGGTCACCTGGCCACCCACAACATCCGCCGCCGTTGCAGGGGAGGTCTGGAGGGTGATGGCGGGCTCCAGCGGCGTGCCATACACGGCGATTTCAGTGTAGCCGACCCAGCCATTTTCAGGCGCAGGCGTAGTGAAATCGAACTTGAGCGCGGCGACGCTGCTGGCGAGCGGGGCCGCGGTGGAGGAAGTCAAGGTGGAGCGGGTCGCGCATTGGACGGCCGCGGGGTTCGCCGGGTTGTTGTTGACCACTGCGAGCGAGATGAAGGTCGTAGGATCAGCGACGGTGGAATACGAGACCGTGTAGGCCTGTTGATCGCGACCGGCATCCGGCCAGCTGCCATGGACCACGATCTTCGAGAGACTGTAGCCAGCCGGCGCGGTGCCGAGATTGTAGGTCACTGATTGGCCCGCGCCTCCACCGGCGCTCACCTGTGTTGCGGTCGCGCCGCCGGAGTTATAGGCCGAGCGGCCCACGCTGCCATCGGTGAGAACGTTGGTGCTATTGGTGAAGTTGCCAGTGCCGATTTCTGACGGTGACTTGGAGGCGATCAGGCTGCCTGGTGCGACTTCCCAGGTCGATGTAAACTGCGGGCTCGCACTGCCGAGACCTGTCTGTGCCGCATGGCTGGTGATCACATCGTTCACCGGCGCTGGCACGCTGGTGACCGTGAGCGTGCTGGTTCCACTCACGGAAACGCCCGCCGTATTGGTGGCCCGGAGGCGGTAGGATCCCGCATCGCCCAGCTGGAGATTGGAAAGCGTCAGTGTCGGCGTGGTTGCACCAGCGATATCGATCGATTGCCCGTCCACGAGCTTCTGCCATTGATAGGTGGTCGGAAGGCCGGTGCTGAAGGCCGCGACGAAACTCACCTCGCTGCCAACCACATCCGTCGCGGTGGCAGGCGAGGTATTGGCGACGAGCGCGGGACCGGGATTGGCCGCGAGCGGCGGGTTGAAGCTGATGCTGTCGATGAAGATCGTGTTGTCGCCACCGTTCAGGTTCGTCCCCGCGAAGGTTAGCGTGTGATACGGCGCCGTGGCGGTGAAGGTCGCCGTGCGGGCCGCGAAGCTGGAAGTCCCGCCCGAGTAAGATTGGACCACTGAGTCATCGATCTTCACATCCCAGGTCTGCTGATTGCCCGAACGCTGCGCGGCCATGTAGGAGATGGTGTAGCTGGTTCCCGGGGTGAAGCCGGTGAAGGTCTGTGACGTGGTGCCGGTGAATTGAACGAAGCCTACCTGTGTGCCTTCCGGAGCAGTGGGACTGCCGAAGGCGCTGCCATTCGACGCAATGCCGGTCGCCGAGAATTTCCACGAGGCACCCGAAGGTGTGTACTGGTACTGGCCACCGCCGAGCGCCGGGGTCTCGAAGCCGAGATTCAGGCTGCTATTGGAAACCGCGAATTCCAATGGCACCGAATCGGCAAAGCTACCGTTGTTAAACAGCACGCGCGCATACGCCGTCTGGAGACCCGCTTTCACATCTCCCCAGGCGCAAGTATATGGCGCATTGGAATCCTGCCCGATCAGCGTCTTCCCGACGAAGAACTGCACCGCATTAATGGCATTGCCATTCGCCGTCACGGATGCCGTGAAGCTGACCGGCGCATTGTTGCCAAAGGCGGCATGATTCGCGGGGCTGGTCAGGGCGACAACGGGAGTCACCGGCAGAAGCGCATCGCTCCGGCTAATGGAGACATTGTCGATGAAGACGGTGCGGTCACCGCCGGAAAGATTGGTGCCGACGAAGGACAGCGTCTGTGTCGCTGCCGATGCCACGAAGTTGGCGGAGTAGCAGGTAAAGCTGTTGCTGCCTGCGGCGTTCGATTGGATCACCGTGTTGCCGATCTTCACGTTCCACGTTTGTCCGCCGAAGCTGCCCGGCCGTTGTGCGGCGAGGTAGCTCAAGGTGTAGGTCTTGCCGGAAGTGAATCCCGAAAGTGTCTGTGTGATCGTTCCGAGATTCTGGACGAAGGCGATCTGGCTGCCATGTGGCGCATTGGGATTGGAGAAGCCACTGCCATTCGCTGCAATGCCGGAGCCATTGCCGGGAGTGCCGCTGAAGGTCCATGATCCTCCCGTAGGATTGTAGCTATAGGCTCCGCCGCCCAAGCCGGGAGTTTCAAAGCTGAAGTTGGGGACCGCCGGACTCGCGACGAGGATCTGCACGTTGTCGATGAAGATCGTATTATCGCCCCCGGCCGTATTCGTGCCAACGAAGGACAAGGTATGGAACGAAGCCGTGGCGGTGAAGGTGTTGGTGCGGATGCCAAAACTTGAGCCACCACCCGAGTTGGACTGGAGGATCGTGTTGTCGAGCTTCACGTCCCAGGTCTGCTGGTTGCCGGGACGCTGCGCTGCCAGATAGGAGATGGTGTAGGTCGTGCCCGGTGTGAAACCCGAGAAGGTCTGCGAGATTGCCCCGGTCGACTGGATGAATGCCGCCTGGTTGCCTTCCGGAACGGTAGGATTGTTGAAGGCGCTGCCGTTCGTGACGAGGCCGGAGCCATTGCCCGCGACGCCGCCGAAGGTCCATCCACCCGTGCTGCCAGTAGGAGTGTATTGATGAGTGCCAGGGCTCAAAATCGGTGACTCGAAGCCACCCGCCACTGACAGCGCGAGGGCGCTGACTTGGGCGGAGGGGTTGCTCTCACCATTCGCGTTCACCGCGGTGACCACGTAGTAGTAGGTCACGCCGTGCGTGAGGTTACCGTCGGAATAATTGCTGGCAGTGACCGTTCCCAAGCTCGTGTAAGGCCCGCCCGGAGTGGTGGAGCGCTTCACATTGTAGCCGGTCGCCCCGTAGCTCGATCCCCAGTCCAGCTCGATCCGCAAGCTGCTGTTGAGCACCGCGGTCAAGCCAGTTGGCACCGGCGCATAGAGTTGATTGACGGCGATGACGACGCGGCGGTTCGTCTCGGTGAGCGTCGCATTGTTCACGTTCGTGATGGTCACGAAGAGCTCGAACTGCGCGGCATAGAGCGCCGGGTTATTGGCCAGCGCCCAGTAGTCCAGCTGCGCGTTGTTCGCCACGGTGACGACGCCGGTGTTGCTGATAGAGAAAGTGCCGCCGGTATTGCCCGAGGTGATCGTATAGACCAGCGGGCTGCTGTTGGGATTGGTGGCGGGCACGTTGCCGACCACTGTGCTGTTAGGCGCGCGCTCGTTCACGCTCAGACGCGTTGGCTGCCGTGCTCCGGCGACAGTGCCGGAGATGGCGTAGTAGCCAAGGCTCGCGTAGTTGGTGAAGCCATTGGTCAGCGGATCGTTCTTGCCGGTGCCGGTGACGCGGAAGGTGTAGGTGCCAGCTGCCAGGGTCGTCGTGATCGTGGACGAGACGTCGTCCTGCGCATTGGCAGTGGCGAGAATCGTTCCCGAGGCATCGGCGAGCGTGGCCATGGTGGCAAGGTCACCCCAATCGCCGGGAGCCACCGGATCCACCTTCAGGTTGATCGCGCCGCCGGTGGTGGTGAATTGAAAGGCGTCCGTGTCGCCGGTGCGCTCGATCACGCCTTCCGCGGATGCCGTGTTGTTCGCCTGGATCTCCAGGTATCGCGACGTGGCCAAGCTGTCGCCCGTGTCGTCGTTCCGGTAGCCGACGTTGTTGTTCGTCGTGGTAATCGTGCTGAGCTCGTCCTGCGGTTGGTTGGCATTCGCATACTCGCCCTTCGCCCAAGTGGTGACCGCTTGGTAATAACCCACTCCCATGATCGGCGCCCATCCGGTCTCACCGCCGCCGTGGCCCCCATAGTATTCCACGCCACCGGTCTGGCCTTGGTGAGCGAGCCCGAGCGTGTGACCCACTTCGTGCGAACCAACTTCCGCCGCTGCCTTGCCCACGTAGTAAACCGACCAACACACGGTGTCGTTGCCCCAGTTCCATGAGCCGAAGTAGGCCACACCCGCTGCCGTGACCGGCGTGGTGGTGAAGCAGCAGCGCTGGCGGCTGGCTGCTGGAGCCGCGAGGAAGACCTTGATGTCGGTCGTCACGTTGATGTTGAAGGGCATGTAGTCCTCCGCCACGCGCTTCCAGATGTCCTTGATCGTGTCGTTGCCGATGTTGGGACGAGCATAGGTGATACCGCCCCAGCTGTTCGTGTAGCCACCGGCGAAGTCTAACAGCATCACCGCCGGTGAACCGGGAAGGGTCTGCAGGGAGATGATCTCGTCATTGTGCTCCGGCACATAGTCCGGCGCCAGATCGGGGCGCAGCGGGGCGATCTGCTCGGCAAGCCACTCCGGATCGGCCTCCTCCATGTTCAAGCAGACCACTTCGTCCTGGCGACGCTTCCACAGCTCGGGCTCGCCATTGGTGCCGGTCGGCTCCACTCGATAGGCGACCTTGCTCGCCGGAAACTCGACCACGCCGACCGCCTTGCCGGCCTTCCCGCCCTCCGGCGGCGTGATGAAGAAGAACTTCCCTTTCTCCGGTGCCGTCAGTTCGCCGGACACGTAGGAGACGACCGCTCCATTGAACTGGACGATCTTGACGACGCCTTGGGCGATGGCTCCGTCTGTTAGCTCGAAGCGAACCGGGTCGCCTTCCTTCGCCTGCTGGAAGCTCTCGATGTAGCGGACATCCCAAGCCCGCTTCGAAGTGCCGGGTCCGTGCAAACTCGCCGCGTAGGGATTGAGTGCGACATTCATTTCGCGGGACGCGGGAGCTGTCGAAGCGGCAGCAGGGGAAGAAACCCCGGCCTCAGCGAGCACAGGAGCAGCCGCTTCCACCGCGGCCGTCATCGTGCCTTCGGCGGCTGGCGCGGACTCCCGCACATTTCTGGCCGTCGTCGGCGATGGGGCAGGGGAATGCTGCTTCCACAGTACGGTTCCAATGCAGAGCGCGAGGAGAAGTGCGGGCCACAGGAGCCGGCGAAAGCCAGGAGATGAGGAAGACACGGGATTTACGGGCGTTGGGTTGGGTGCCTTGGGTCGGCGGCACATGGGCAGACTCGCCCAATCGTCAGCCGTGCCCACACGGACGTGAGCAGTCGGAACGGCCTCGGAATTGGGTTTGGAAGTGTCGTCCCGACCCCGGCTGAGACACCGGTCGCGAGAACGAGCAATGATCTCAGTATCAGAAGAAGCGTGGTCCCGCCTACCTACGGGTTTCTAGAGGGTGGATCGCCCTAGGGGGGCAAATTGCCGTTTCCTTCTCTCCCCGGCGCTCGTAGGAATCCCATGCGATGAAATGGATGCCGAAGTTCCTGTTCCTAGCCGCCGCCCTTTTGGCGGGGGAGGTCCGTGCCGAAGATGAAGCGAAGGACGGCACCTGGGCGCTCGCCTATTTCCGGCAGCGCTATCCGACACGGGTCGAGGTCGATGCGAATGGAAAAGTCCACGATGTCCCCCTGCCGGACCCCATGAGCGTGGAGCAGTTGCATTTCGCGCTGAGCACGGATGGCCGGCACTGGACGCCGCTGGCGGGGAATGAGCCGGTATGGACTCAACAGCTTCGCGATCCCTTCATCCACCGCGCTCCCGACGGCGTGTGGCACCTGATGGGAACCGGTCGCGCTGCCGGTGACCAACGAAGGGGCCACGGGCCGGTGTGTCTCCACGCGACCTCGCGCGATCTGATCACCTGGGACACCGTCGAATCGCTGCCATTGATGGACGGCGTCAGTGACAAGGATGGAAGGCGGCCCCGCAATATCTGGGCGCCCGAGTGGTTCTTCGACGCAAAGGCCGGCGAGTTCTTCGTCTTCTGGTCCTCCAGCTTCGAGGACGCGGGCTGGAAGGACAGTCGGCTTTGGTTCTCCCGGACCAAGGACTGGAAAACTTTCACGCCCGCGAAGGTGCTGTTCGATCCCGACTACTCGGTCATTGATGGCACGCTCCGCGAGGTCGATGGGACCTACTACCTCTTCCACAAGGAAGAGGAATTCGGCGAACGCACCGGTGAGCGCCGCGCCATCCGGCTCGCCACCTCGAAGAACATCGAGGGACCGTATGAGATCCTGCAAGGCCCGCTCAACAAGGGCCAGATCGTTCCGACGATCACCGAAGGCTGCTCGATCATGCCCGACCCGAGCGGCTCCGGCTGGCTCCTGCTCTACGACTACTGCA from Luteolibacter sp. Y139 carries:
- a CDS encoding SRPBCC family protein, with the protein product MNDVTDRIEKQIVLRSPRARVWRAITDSREFGAWFGVELDGPWVAGKPIKGRFKGEFSQEMIDEWLKELGLPPSPIAKVLPEVFCVVEAIEPEHRFAFRWIPFGIDAGIDPETEPKTLVEFHLTDEGDGTLLKVVESGFDNVPPARRKRAFLMNTGGWESQLENIAKYLDKESAS
- a CDS encoding ArsR/SmtB family transcription factor; this translates as MPKPPSRPNDPAMSRVFSALGDATRLHLVHRLVERSPLSVSELGEGLPVTRQGVTKHLLVLEEAGVVSARKEGRERLYTLEESPLRQAREFLGGISAGWDRALVRLRKHVEED
- a CDS encoding DUF1800 family protein, with the translated sequence MNYPLPGWRRSAVLSSLLSAGLATSVIAAPKYESGSLILSQPNAGTWKAVTFTTAFPSTPVVVLGTATNADAAGFAARVRNVTATGFEYQIDEWDYLDGVHGQETLNYLAIEPGTHTIDGKTWQAGRTTSVTRTLQTVTLGSGFSAAPVVLAQVESTANAKAVTSRVQAVTTTNFQLKTITQESDTATLSNESVGWIAIAPSTGTLDGAVFQAAKTGANVTDAWKAITFGSTVRQPLIFAQSQTNNGVDPFVIRRRNLSSTGVEIFLQEEQSAGTETLHGNAEDVGFLVLGETEGEVRSKLELGELVQAQATASTWQTVNFSTSYANPVVIFGPSTQNDAEPVGIRVRNVTSTGFEWQLDEWDYQDGAHAQEQVHYLVAEEGSYIIGGLLWQFGRASAVNQAATALTFSEAFAAAPVVLTQTTTRNGTSAVKSRISGVTATGFSVRLEEEAAQDQTHVNEAVHYLAVQQGNGRLITPPFLSVNTVVTAADVTEFFKSQSFTRKVADPLLFADVQTRNDTDPVTLRFRNLSAIGADLRLQEETSLDVNVAHTAEKTGFLSIAGALDTDEDGLPDAWELANGLNPNNAADATLDPDGDGLNNLAEQTYGTNPNAANGSGSITVTTLAPDAFEKEGGRAAFLITRNGVAPATVAFALGGTASSGDYVVKDDRGATLSGSVSFAAGETTRTVFIVPTLDALEEYPESVSLTVSTGSGYSVGSPNAATVKIKDATDAPQNEQLFVAYLTRQGTAQSYGSGVATLFLNGSKTAARVNLSFSGLTSNQVNAYLRYGVTSGVGPELRPTLPIGQVSNETWTINPVGALAGQDLIDGLFQSGGKWVYLNIGTGTYPGGEIAGTFTRQTGSSTFTAPPAPPTPAVLTGDALTRDVSRFLTQATFGPTKAEIDALVNSIQTTYGGDRIAAYSAWIDTQFAYDQTKLLDYTEAADAHEWNLRGASPSNFTNNDEPSYHNRRRGWWLISTKAQDQLRQRAAFALSELFVVSEDLALLRNKHYGLANYYDQLGTRADGNFRTLLGDVSKSPVMGKYLSHLQNQKEVTDGNGNVLISPDENFAREILQLFSIGLVELHPDGTLKLGSDGLPIATYDNDDITNLARVFTGWSFSKKNGAAGSGYPVQDNTNFFQGNGPAYYQASWTNPLKNFAAYHDTGAKTVLGSNITAGLAGQADLDAALDIIFAHPNVGPFVSRQLIQRLVTSNPSRGYVYRVAQKFENNGSGTRGALKAVFRAILLDPEARDLSLVQQVGSGKQKEPIVRYIQLLRAFDGKSSLPLSTLSAYGYPAAQLNNFPTGTTLYRYPNTDDALAQTPQNAPTVFNWFLPGFNPGGALAEAGLVAPELQLSTETGVIRTTNYANTIIQNNDGQNVNRLVGSTDALEENVKLDRTVYEQLYDARITAGDSVTQASTAVLDQLDLLLTAGNFKASYASAATPNPRSIIIQSAASLDAATTTAVRVKELLYLLATSPEYVNQK